The proteins below are encoded in one region of bacterium:
- a CDS encoding AAA family ATPase: MKIERIKSIKGHRTYRDFSWPAALRDFGRFNLIYGWNGTGKTTLSNLFTLIQKREALSLGECTFIIDGREVKGRDFATDVALPNVRVFNQDFVRKHVFTPSRSLTPIFYHSEKSFEAQQEIIARKARLSELSEDLPRLKATLDAAQSALDNFNVDRANNVIKPLLRSNGDNIYNNYNKTHFSNKCEELSRLFAPSAHILTEDEEFDLMSKKNEPVKPELPLISFEFSDLTMLRKQVDNLLACTVVSAILEDLRADERLSGWIRDGLHIHRDKQSKKCQFCGNEITPERLETFEAHFNDHYEQFLREIDSQIQCLQSLIKSLDGVRIHDGAKLYSYLNERYTLASAKLIEEIKDYKSVLNRFISELAVKKSVPFQEIASAVAMHSIEFGSLTTVNNVIHEHNDTSAQHGTICTDARKRLEESRVAAALPIYREKKNAIETAEEAYKKFDNECRSLRARIDELEREVLDHAQPAHELNADLRAYLGHGDLQLEPAESGYRIKRHDLLATDLSEGEETAIAFLFFLKSLEDKDFSLKDGIVVIDDPVSSLDTNALFYAFAFLKDRTKAASQLFILTHNFALFRQVKNWFDFVNRGTRKKGATDDAPNSPAAFFSTTSFTVHGERGSRITKLDPLLRNFESDYHYLFNRVLEGASEDGIASETESYYDMPNIARRLLEAFLSFRVPNHSSLNAQLEAIKFDPEKSTRIYRFLNTFSHHSFVDEPQIDPSALAETPSVMSHVIELIQTEDPRHFAEMKSLIDRHRAQDESASSKSREGRTGYKERQKQTESTS, encoded by the coding sequence ATGAAAATCGAACGTATCAAATCAATTAAAGGCCACAGAACCTACCGTGATTTTTCATGGCCAGCTGCTCTCCGTGATTTTGGAAGGTTCAATCTAATCTATGGTTGGAATGGTACTGGCAAAACGACTCTGTCGAATCTGTTTACCCTCATACAGAAGCGAGAGGCTCTGTCATTAGGAGAATGCACATTCATCATCGACGGCCGTGAAGTAAAGGGACGCGACTTTGCGACTGACGTGGCGTTACCTAACGTGCGCGTCTTCAATCAAGATTTTGTTAGAAAACATGTATTCACTCCATCAAGATCCTTAACACCAATATTCTACCATAGTGAGAAAAGTTTCGAAGCTCAACAGGAGATCATCGCACGTAAGGCAAGACTAAGTGAACTATCGGAAGATTTGCCAAGACTCAAGGCAACGCTTGACGCAGCACAGTCCGCTTTAGACAATTTCAATGTCGATCGAGCGAACAATGTAATCAAGCCGTTACTTAGGTCTAATGGCGACAACATATATAATAACTATAACAAAACTCACTTCTCAAACAAGTGCGAAGAACTCTCCAGACTATTCGCTCCATCAGCCCATATTCTTACCGAAGACGAAGAATTCGATCTGATGAGCAAGAAGAATGAGCCCGTGAAGCCAGAATTGCCGCTCATTTCGTTCGAGTTCTCGGACCTCACAATGCTCAGAAAGCAGGTTGACAACCTCCTCGCATGCACGGTTGTTTCCGCCATCTTGGAAGATCTGCGTGCAGATGAACGCTTATCCGGATGGATAAGAGATGGCCTCCACATCCATCGCGATAAGCAGTCCAAGAAGTGCCAGTTTTGCGGCAATGAAATTACGCCCGAACGACTCGAAACTTTTGAGGCCCATTTCAATGACCATTATGAGCAATTCCTGCGCGAGATAGATTCGCAGATCCAATGCCTACAGTCTTTGATCAAGTCACTGGATGGCGTTCGCATACACGATGGAGCCAAGCTTTATTCATACCTCAATGAGAGATACACCCTTGCCTCCGCAAAGCTAATCGAAGAAATCAAAGACTACAAATCCGTACTCAACCGCTTCATCTCCGAACTTGCCGTGAAGAAGTCTGTCCCATTTCAGGAGATCGCCTCAGCTGTGGCGATGCACTCCATTGAATTCGGCAGCTTGACAACTGTAAACAATGTTATCCACGAGCACAATGATACAAGCGCGCAGCATGGGACGATTTGCACTGATGCCAGAAAACGTCTCGAGGAGTCTCGTGTTGCAGCGGCATTGCCAATTTACCGCGAAAAGAAGAACGCCATAGAGACCGCCGAAGAGGCGTACAAAAAGTTCGACAACGAGTGTCGCTCCTTGCGCGCGAGAATCGACGAACTCGAAAGAGAGGTGCTTGACCATGCACAGCCTGCACACGAACTCAATGCTGATTTGCGCGCCTACCTTGGGCATGGCGATCTCCAACTGGAACCTGCGGAGTCTGGCTACCGAATTAAGCGGCATGACTTGTTGGCCACAGATCTCAGCGAGGGCGAGGAAACAGCGATTGCTTTCCTTTTCTTCCTAAAGTCGCTTGAGGACAAGGATTTTTCCCTAAAGGACGGTATCGTTGTAATCGATGACCCTGTCTCCAGTCTTGATACGAACGCCCTCTTCTACGCATTCGCTTTCTTGAAGGATCGGACAAAAGCAGCAAGTCAGTTGTTTATATTAACTCATAATTTCGCACTCTTCCGTCAAGTAAAAAACTGGTTCGATTTTGTAAATAGGGGTACAAGGAAGAAAGGTGCAACGGACGATGCTCCTAATTCGCCAGCGGCATTTTTCTCCACCACGTCTTTCACCGTGCATGGAGAGCGGGGCTCGCGAATCACTAAGCTGGATCCACTACTGCGGAACTTCGAGTCTGACTATCACTATCTTTTCAATCGTGTTTTGGAAGGTGCTTCGGAGGACGGTATTGCGAGCGAGACCGAATCATACTATGACATGCCGAACATTGCTCGCAGGCTATTAGAGGCATTCCTCTCTTTTCGAGTGCCTAACCATTCGTCGCTGAATGCCCAACTGGAGGCAATCAAATTCGACCCCGAGAAGAGTACCCGAATCTACAGGTTTCTGAATACATTCTCGCACCATAGTTTTGTGGATGAACCGCAGATCGACCCATCGGCTCTTGCAGAGACTCCTTCAGTGATGTCCCACGTTATTGAGTTGATTCAGACTGAGGATCCTCGCCATTTTGCTGAAATGAAGTCCTTGATTGACCGTCACAGAGCCCAAGATGAATCGGCGTCGAGTAAAAGCCGGGAGGGGAGGACTGGATATAAGGAGCGCCAAAAGCAAACGGAGTCAACCTCTTAA